A genome region from Oncorhynchus masou masou isolate Uvic2021 chromosome 14, UVic_Omas_1.1, whole genome shotgun sequence includes the following:
- the LOC135554474 gene encoding RNA polymerase I-specific transcription initiation factor RRN3-like: MEIEGRDFMNSPPLKTVRFGGNVVATLAKFKQGDTSDYELLKHQLADPDIKDAQIINWLQEFRNCVTQLSKDHEQLIYVALRLPWLGRSPAVVEEYLSFLSNLVSAQTVYLRACLKMVVSNFTPKRVKICEGGVDISDSDDDDENLPRSFDQCHQALQLIGRYVPSTSCFLMPILIDNFPFVQKSSRTLECYVHNLLRVAVYIPSLRRDVLELIISRMLKLDVSAPRGEIEEVEENAVQQELKGEEEEEGLFDMDEDACSVKFSPAGTNVMVHPVAERLDTLMVVLLAFIKDMCHVNSCLDVERTKDLYKDLVCVFDKLILPTHASCHVQYALFYLCSFRLALAEAFLEHLWRLLQSPSHPAVLRQSAAGYMGSFLARANFLPVATVRACLDLLVPWLHLYIDSQDSGSRAYCDITLHGPFYNACQAVFYTLIFRHRSILEGNMKKGLAYLQGLNLERIVMCQLNPLKVCLPAVTNMFAAITRKYQLVFCYTIIERNNRHVLPVVRSSVGGDCVSTNTNPLDSFFPFDPYVLKRSSKLIEPLYQVWEEPADTGVDTVTTKRVRPCSDGDEDDFLRGETPETKGVMGMTPGSYESHLHSPSSVGSPPISFLQRPF, translated from the exons ATGGAGATTGAGGGGAGAGATTTCATGAACAGTCCCCCCTTGAAAACGGTGCGGTTTGGGGGCAATGTTGTTGCCACGTTAGCGAAATTTAAACAG GGAGACACCAGTGACTATGAGTTGTTGAAACATCAGCTGGCAGATCCAGATATCAAG GATGCCCAAATCATCAACTGGCTGCAGGAGTTCCGGAATTGTGTGACACAACTCAGCAAAGACCATGAGCAGCTGATCTATGTGGCTCTG AGGCTGCCGTGGCTGGGCCGAAGCCCTGCCGTAGTGGAGGAGTATCTGTCCTTCCTCAGTAACCTGGTATCTGCCCAGACGGTTTACCTCCGGGCCTGCCTCAAGATGGTGGTCTCCAACTTCACACCCA AGAGAGTGAAGATCTGTGAGGGGGGAGTGGACATCTCTGACTCGGATGATGACGATGAAA ACCTTCCAAGGAGTTTTGACCAGTGTCACCAGGCCCTGCAGCTGATTGGCAGATATGTCCCATC CACCAGCTGTTTCCTGATGCCCATTCTGATTGACAACTTTCCTTTTGTGCAGAAATCTTCCAGAACCCTG GAGTGTTATGTCCATAACCTTCTGCGGGTGGCGGTGTACATCCCCTCTCTACGACGAGACGTCCTGGAACTCATCATCAGTCGGATGCTCAAACTGGAC GTGAGTGCTCCccggggagagatagaggaggtggaggagaatgctGTGCAGCAGGagttgaaaggagaggaggaggaggagggcctcTTTGACATG gatGAGGATGCGTGTTCAGTGAAGTTCAGTCCAGCAGGGACCAATGTGATGGTCCACCCTGTCGCTGAGAGACTAGACACTCTCATGGTTGTGCTTCTGGCCTTCATCAAGGACATGTGCCATGTCAACA GTTGTCTGGATGTGGAGCGGACTAAGGATCTGTACAAggacctggtgtgtgtgtttgataaaCTTATCCTACCTACACATGCCTCCTGTCACGTCCAATACGCCCTCTTCTACCTCTGCAGCTTCAGACTG GCTCTGGCAGAGGCGTTTCTGGAACACCTGTGGAGGTTACTGCAGAGCCCGTCTCACCCGGCAGTACTGCGCCAATCTGCCGCTGGCTACATGGGTAGCTTCCTGGCCCGTGCCAACTTCCTGCCCGTCGC TACGGTACGTGCGTGTCTGGACCTGCTGGTCCCCTGGCTCCACCTATACATAGACAGCCAGGACTCCGGCTCCCGGGCCTACTGTGACATCACGCTACACGGGCCCTTCTACAACGCCTGCCAGGCTGTCTTCTACACACTCATCTTCAGACACAGGAGCATCCTGGAGGGCAACATGAAGAAAG GCCTAGCGTACCTGCAGGGTCTGAACCTAGAGAGGATAGTGATGTGTCAGCTCAACCCTCTGAaggtctgcctgcctgccgtcacCAACATGTTTGCTGCCATCACCAG aAAGTACCAGTTGGTGTTCTGCTACACCATCATCGAGAGGAACAACCGCCATGTTCTCCCTGTGGTCCGCAGCTCTGTGGGGGGCGACTGTGTGTCCACCAACACCAACCCCCTGGACAGTTTCTTCCCCTTCGACCCCTACGTGCTCAAAAG gtcaAGTAAACTCATCGAGCCCCTCTACCAGGTGTGGGAGGAGCCAGCAGACACTGGGGTTGACACAGTCACCACCAAGAGAGTCAGACCG TGCTCGGATGGAGATGAGGATGACTTCCTGCGAGGGGAGACGCCGGAGACAAAGGGAGTGATGGGTATGACCCCTGGCTCGTATGAGTCACACCTCCACAGCCCCAGCAGTGTGGGCTCGCCGCCCATCTCCTTCCTACAGAGACCCTTCTGA
- the LOC135554478 gene encoding tubulin beta-4B chain-like — MREIVHLQAGQCGNQIGAKFWEVISDEHGIDPTGTYHGDSDLQLDRINVYYNEASGGKYVPRAILVDLEPGTMDSVRSGPFGQIFRPDNFVFGQSGAGNNWAKGHYTEGAELVDSVMDVVRKEAESCDCLQGFQLTHSLGGGTGSGMGTLLISKIREEYPDRIMNTFSVVPSPKVSDTVVEPYNATLSVHQLVENTDETFCIDNEALYDICFRTLKLTTPTYGDLNHLVSATMSGVTTCLRFPGQLNADLRKLAVNMVPFPRLHFFMPGFAPLTSRGSQQYRALSVPELTQQMFDSKNMMAACDPRHGRYLTVAAIFRGRMSMKEVDEQMLNVQNKNSSYFVEWIPNNVKTAVCDIPPRGLKMSATFIGNSTAIQELFKRISEQFTAMFRRKAFLHWYTGEGMDEMEFTEAESNMNDLVSEYQQYQDATAEEGEFEEEGEEEAA, encoded by the exons ATGCGAGAAATAGTGCATCTGCAAGCCGGCCAGTGCGGTAACCAGATCGGAGCCAAG tTCTGGGAGGTGATCAGTGATGAGCATGGCATCGACCCGACTGGAACCTACCATGGAGACAGCGACCTGCAGCTAGACAGGATCAATGTGTACTACAATGAGGCCTCAG GTGGGAAGTATGTTCCCCGTGCCATTCTGGTGGATCTGGAGCCGGGCACCATGGACTCTGTCAGGTCTGGCCCTTTCGGACAGATCTTCAGGCCAGACAACTTTGTCTTCG GTCAGAGCGGAGCTGGAAACAACTGGGCCAAGGGCCACTACACAGAGGGAGCAGAGCTGGTAGACTCTGTCATGGATGTAGTGAGGAAGGaggcagagagctgtgactgtctCCAGGGCTTCCAGCTCACCCACTCCCTGGGTGGGGGTACTGGCTCTGGCATGGGCACCCTGCTCATCAGCAAGATCCGTGAGGAGTACCCTGACCGCATCATGAACACCTTCAGCGTGGTGCCCTCTCCCAAAGTGTCCGACACAGTGGTGGAGCCCTACAACGCCACCCTCTCTGTGCATCAGCTGGTGGAGAACACAGATGAGACCTTCTGCATCGACAACGAAGCCCTCTACGACATCTGCTTCCGCACTCTCAAGCTCACCACACCCACCTATGGAGACCTCAACCACCTGGTGTCAGCCACCATGAGTGGAGTGACCACCTGCCTTCGTTTCCCTGGCCAGCTCAACGCCGACCTCCGCAAACTGGCTGTCAACATGGTGCCCTTCCCCCGCCTGCACTTCTTCATGCCCGGCTTCGCCCCCCTCACCAGCAGGGGGAGCCAGCAGTACCGCGCCCTGTCCGTGCCTGAGCTCACCCAGCAGATGTTCGACTCCAAGAACATGATGGCAGCCTGCGACCCTCGTCACGGCCGTTACCTCACCGTGGCCGCCATCTTCCGTGGTCGCATGTCCATGAAGGAGGTGGACGAGCAGATGCTCAACGTCCAGAACAAGAACAGCAGCTACTTTGTGGAATGGATCCCCAACAACGTGAAGACCGCTGTCTGTGACATCCCACCCCGCGGCCTCAAGATGTCTGCCACCTTCATCGGCAACAGCACAGCCATCCAGGAGCTGTTCAAGCGTATCTCTGAGCAGTTCACTGCCATGTTCCGTCGTAAGGCCTTCCTTCACTGGTACACTGGAGAGGGTATGGATGAGATGGAGTTCACTGAGGCTGAGAGCAACATGAATGACCTGGTGTCTGAGTACCAGCAGTACCAAGATGCCACCGCTGAGGAGGGCGAGtttgaagaggagggagaagaggaagccGCCTAA
- the LOC135554480 gene encoding protein crumbs homolog 3-like, protein MEMALLPDIAAWPGLLPGSVLLLVLGNNPSWVVGDNTTNSLPSYTTAPGPNIAAIVVPTVIVGLLAIAAAVLVWLFCVVRKKRQTEGTYRPSAEEQTGVSSVETPDALKLPKEERLI, encoded by the exons ATGGAGATGGCACTGCTCCCAGACATCGCGGCCTGGCCTGGTCTCCTGCCTGGGAGTGTCCTACTCCTGGTCTTGGGGAATAATCCTTCCTGGGTTGTGG GGGACAACACAACTAATAGTCTACCCTCTTACACAACTGCCCCA GGACCCAACATTGCAGCTATTGTGGTCCCGACTGTTATAGTGGGGCTGCTGGCCATAGCAGCTGCTGTGCTAGTGTGGCTTTTCTGCGTGGTGAGGAAGAAGAGGCAGACGGAGGGGACGTACCGGCCCAGTGCTGAGGAGCAAACGGGGGTCAGCAGTGTTGAGACACCAGACGCTCTCAAACTGCCCAAGGAGGAGAGACTCATCTGA